In the Salarias fasciatus chromosome 13, fSalaFa1.1, whole genome shotgun sequence genome, one interval contains:
- the LOC115398869 gene encoding exportin-1-like has product MPAIMTMLADHAAQQLLDFNQKLDINLLDNVVNCLYHGVGPQQRMAQEVLTHLKEHPDAWTRVDTILEFSQNMNTKYYALQILETVIKTRWKILPRNQCEGIKKYVVGLIIKTSSDASNVEKEKVYIGKLNMILVQILKQEWPKHWPTFISDIVGASRTSESLCQNNMVILKLLSEEVFDFSSGQMTQVKAKHLKDSMCNEFSQIFQLCQFVMENSQNAPLVHATLETLLRFLNWIPLGYIFETKLISTLVYKFLNVPMFRNVTLKCLTEIAGVSVSQYEEQFVTLFTLTMCQLKQMLPLNTNIRLAYANGKDDEQNFIQNLSLFLCTFLKEHGQLIEKRLNLRETLMEALHYMLLVSEVEETEIFKICLEYWNHLAAELYRESPFSTSTSPLLSGNQHFDVPPRRQLYLPVLSKVRLLMVSRMAKPEEVLVVENDQGEVVREFMKDTDSINLYKNMRETLVYLTHLDYADTERIMTEKLHNQVNGTEWSWKNLNTLCWAIGSISGAMHEEDEKRFLVTVIKDLLGLCEQKRGKDNKAIIASNIMYIVGQYPRFLRAHWKFLKTVVNKLFEFMHETHDGVQDMACDTFIKIAQKCRRHFIQVQVGEVMPFIDEILNNINTIICDLQPQQVHTFYEAVGYMIGAQTDQAVQEHLIEKYMLLPNQVWDSIIQQATKNVDILKDPETVKQLGSILKTNVRACKAVGHPFVIQLGRIYLDMLNVYKCLSENISAAIQTNGEMVTKQPLIRSMRTVKRETLKLISGWVSRSNDPQMVGENFVPPLLDAVLIDYQRNVPAAREPEVLSTMATIVNKLGGHITSEIPQIFDAVFECTLNMINKNFEEFPEHRTHFFYLLQAVNSHCFPAFLAIPPAQFKLVLDSIIWAFKHTMRNVADTGLQILYTMLQNVAQEEAAAQSFYQTYFCDILQHIFSVVTDTSHTAGLTMHASILAYMFNLVEEGKITTTLNPANPANNQVFIQEYVANLLKTAFPHLQDAQVKVFVTGLFSLNQDIPAFKEHLRDFLVQIKEFAGEDTTDLFLEEREASLRQAQEEKHKIQMSVPGILNPHEIPEEMCD; this is encoded by the exons ATGCCAGCAATTATGACAATGTTAGCAGACCatgcagcacagcagctgctggacttcAACCAGAAACTGGATATCAACCTGCTGGATAACGTGGTGAACTGTCTATATCATGGGGTGGGACCACAG cAAAGAATGGCACAAGAAGTGCTGACACACTTAAAGGAGCATCCAGATGCCTGGACGAGAGTGGACACCATCCTGGAGTTCTCCCAGAACATGAACACCAAA TACTATGCTCTTCAGATTCTGGAAACGGTTATCAAAACAAGATGGAAGATCCTCCCGAGGAATCAGTGTGAAG GTATAAAAAAGTATGTGGTTGGACTCATTATCAAGACTTCATCAGATGCATCAAACGTAGAG aaagaaaaagtgtACATTGGAAAGCTGAACATGATCCTGGTCCAG ATCCTGAAGCAGGAGTGGCCCAAGCACTGGCCCACCTTCATCAGCGACATCGTGGGAGCGAGCCGCACCAGCGAGAGCCTGTGCCAGAACAACATGGTCATTCTCAAGCTGCTCAGCGAGGAGGTGTTCGACTTCTCCAGTGGCCAGATGACTCAGGTCAAGGCCAAGCACCTAAAAGACAG CATGTGCAATGAGTTCTCCCAGATATTCCAGCTCTGTCAGTTTGTCATG GAAAATTCCCAGAATGCCCCTCTGGTCCACGCCACTCTGGAGACCCTCTTGCGTTTTCTCAACTGGATTCCTCTGGGATACATCTTCGAAACCAAGCTGATCAGCACGCTGGTGTACAAG TTTTTGAACGTGCCGATGTTCCGCAACGTGACGCTGAAGTGCCTGACGGAGATCGCCGGAGTGAGCGTCAGCCAGTACGAGGAGCAGTTTGTGACCCTCTTCACTCTGACCATGTGTCAGCTCAAACAG ATGCTGCCTCTGAACACCAACATCCGCCTGGCCTACGCCAACGGCAAGGACGACGAGCAGAACTTCATCCAGAACCTCAGCCTGTTCCTGTGCACGTTCCTCAAAGAGCACGGCCAGCTCATCGAGAAGCGCCTCAACCTCAGAGAGACGTTAATGGAG GCCCTGCACTACATGCTGCTGGTgtcggaggtggaggagacCGAGATCTTCAAAATCTGTCTGGAGTATTGGAACCACTTGGCTGCTGAGCTGTACAGAGAGAGTCCCTTCTCCACGTCCACGTCCCCTCTGCTCTCCGGGAACCAGCACTTCGACGTCCCGCCGCGCCGACAGCTCTATCTGCCGGTCCTGTCCAAG GTGCGTCTGCTGATGGTCAGTCGGATGGCGAAGCCGGAGGAGGTCCTGGTGGTGGAGAACGACCAGGGCGAGGTGGTCCGAGAGTTCATGAAGGACACAGACTCCATCAACCTCTACAAGAACATGAGGGAGACTCTGG TGTACCTGACTCACCTGGACTACGCCGACACCGAGCGCATCATGACGGAGAAGCTTCACAACCAGGTGAACGGCACCGAGTGGTCCTGGAAGAACCTCAACACGCTGTGCTGGGCCATCGGCTCCATCAGCGGCGCCATGCACGAGGAGGACGAGAAGAGGTTCCTGGTCACCGTCATCAAG gaccTGCTGGGTCTGTGCGAGCAGAAGAGAGGGAAGGACAACAAGGCCATCATCGCCTCCAACATCATGTACATCGTCGGCCAGTATCCACGCTTCCTCAGAGCTCACTGGAAGTTCCTCAAAACCGTGGTCAACAAGCTCTTTGAGTTCATGCACG AAACCCACGACGGCGTGCAGGACATGGCGTGCGACACCTTCATCAAGATCGCACAAAAATGCCGGCGCCACTTCATCCAGGTGCAGGTGGGCGAGGTGATGCCCTTCATCGACGAGATcctcaacaacatcaacaccaTCATCTGCGACCTCCAGCCCCAGCAG GTGCACACGTTCTACGAGGCGGTGGGCTACATGATCGGAGCCCAGACGGACCAGGCCGTGCAGGAGCACCTGATAGAGAAGTACATGCTGCTGCCCAACCAGGTGTGGGACAGCATCATCCAGCAGGCCACCAAG AACGTGGACATCCTGAAGGACCCCGAGACCGTGAAGCAGCTGGGCAGCATCCTGAAGACCAACGTGCGAGCCTGCAAGGCGGTGGGCCACCCCTTCGTCATCCAGCTGGGGCGCATTTACCTCGACATGCTCAACGTCTACAAGTGCCTGAGCGAGAACATCTCGGCCGCCATCCAGACCAACG GTGAGATGGTGACGAAGCAGCCGCTGATCCGCAGCATGAGGACGGTGAAGCGGGAAACCCTGAAGCTGATCTCGGGCTGGGTCAGCCGATCCAACGACCCCCAGATG GTCGGAGAGAACTTCGTTCCGCCGCTGCTGGACGCCGTCCTCATCGATTACCAGCGCAACGTGCCGGCCGCCCGCGAGCCCGAGGTCCTCAGCACCATGGCCACCATCGTCAACAAGCTGGGGGGCCACATCACCAGCGAGATCCCCCAGATCTTCGACGCCGTCTTCGAGTGCACGCTGAACATGATCAACAAG AACTTTGAGGAGTTCCCGGAGCACCGGACCCATTTCTTCTACCTGCTGCAGGCGGTCAACTCGCACTGCTTCCCCGCCTTCCTCGCCATCCCCCCGGCCCAGTTCAAGCTGGTGCTGGACTCCATCATCTGGGCCTTCAAGCACACCATGAGGAACGTGGCCGACACCG GCCTGCAGATCCTCTACACCATGCTGCAGAACGTGGctcaggaggaggcggcggctcaGAGCTTCTACCAGACGTACTTCTGCGACATCCTGCAGCACATCTTCTCCGTGGTCACCGACACGTCGCACACGGCCG GCCTGACGATGCACGCCTCCATCCTGGCCTACATGTTCaacctggtggaggaggggaagatCACCACGACGCTGAACCCCGCCAACCCCGCCAACAACCAGGTCTTCATCCAGGAGTACGTGGCCAACCTGCTCAAGACCGCCTTCCCCCACCTACAAGA tgcTCAGGTGAAGGTGTTTGTGACCGGCCTGTTCAGCCTAAACCAGGACATTCCCGCCTTCAAGGAGCACCTGAGGGACTTCCTGGTCCAGATCAAG gagTTTGCGGGCGAGGACACCACGGACCTGTTCCTGGAGGAGCGGGAGGCGTCGCTGCGTCAGGctcaggaggagaaacacaagaTCCAGATGTCGGTTCCGGGCATCCTCAACCCTCACGAGATCCCCGAGGAGATGTGCGACTGA